gttagcatttgtatcactaggtaaacttcccggttttctttcacctattaatcttgctaggttgcttacttcttgttccaagttttgaatagaagcttgttgatttctaaatgcttgagcattttgttcattagtttgttttttagatgtgaaaaactgcgtttgagtttcaactagcttcgtcatcatatcttctaaattcggctttttatcatcggtttgttgtggtggtttgttttgaaaataaggtctttgctgattgtaagtattattggatacttgttgattgctaggaccttgttggttgttgtatggaatatttcgattatagttctggttttgatagtagatcggtcttggcggttgataatttttctgataattatttccaggcctttggtttatgtatgaaatattctctctttgttccattgttaattcaatactaagacaatcttttgtcaaatgtggtcctccacactgctcacaactaattcatattgagtgtatatctttagtcatcttttccattcgtctctcgacaacatctatctttacggaaatggaatctaagtcatggctagaatcggctctagcggctttagatgatctaatgatatctttttcttggtgccactcatgtgagtgggaagcagtgttatcaataattttgtaagcatcagtttctgttttcttcataatagaaccaccagctgctatatcgatgtcttttcttgtagtgatgtcgcatccttggtagaatatttgtactatttgacaggtgtctaaaccatgttgcggacatcctcttaataactttccaaatcttgtccacgcctcatatagagtttcatttggcttctgtgtgaacgtaacaatttctccttgaagtcttacggctttagatgccggaaagaattgtttaagaaatttttcaactaaaacgtcccatgtatcaattgccccttcaggtaacaattccaaccaatctttggcctctccctttaaagtccagggaaataacatgagatatatctgttcatcctcaacttctcttattttaaatagagtgcagatcctattaaaggtacgaagatgttcatttggatcttccttcggtgcaccactaaattggcattgattagtcaccatgtgtagaatttgtcctttgatttcataatctggcgcattaattactggatgagtaattgcgtgaccttggccagtgcgtttagctctcattcggtcttccatacttaaaggttccagattctcataattgaatttgttgaatcggaatcacttgaggattctgatttaatggttcgttcctcaacaatctctgtttgaatgattggtggttccggaggaaagtttagtggttcaggatctatgaatcgtccctgaatattctccgaattctcaattgtgaggtcgggttcaaaaaatggattatcggaaatttgaactggagtacttggtcgacttgatgacgattctaaagaaaaatcaacggcggtaatatttgctaaatgtcttgatctagttacaggtggtgaacgtacaaaaggtggtgaacgtcttgctcggtgcattcactcaatatcctattagtttttaaaaaggaaagaaaaattatataagttatccaattaatagacttttctgattttgcccacgtttcgaatagccaaaagatgcagcagaggggcaggattcgtttggtctcaatataattgaggactgtttggctccaataatccggtccacgtacaaatctaactattactacgaaccagaaaattttgatgtctatcaatttaaccacttaaaataaattttcgtaattttaagaaatttagataagaagtagaataaaaaaaatctatgtcctaaaactagaatagcgagaaataagaaagaaaaagagcgcgtcgaaaaaggtcgaaaaagaaaagatcgaaaaaataaaaggcgtcgaaaaataagaaataaaaagagtgacttataaaactttaaaacacttgcctaacccaaccttattactaccactaacttaaaattataatcataaattgagattactaattggaatgataattgatacatagtaaaaggtgtctaaaaatattaaagcttacaagtaaaactatatcccaaatggaaataacttaaaaaggaattaaaacttaaaaaggcatcgcaaatttctaaagcacctatatcttagtctaaagaaaaagcacttaagggattttacgacaaagcctaaaaattctagaaaaaaaaatataactatggaaaaaactaagtttaaaactaaaaactagcgaaaaatacaaatattacgctaaaacaattaaaaagggaaaaaatatactaaaagttgtgaaaattacaatttttataaaaatattatttttatattatttatttattaaaactagtaattttacattaatttaactaatttaactaaatatataaattaaataaaaagaaacttaaaactaattataataataataagtaattagggttaataataataataattaataattaccccgtatttaatgcctgattagggtttctgtcggcgtgtcagagtgtctccgcgagtcgcggtattcgaaggtgcaaactccgcgagtcgcggggttccaaaattcaactcagatacaggatttaattcgacgtttttttttatatttctgttttatattttctgtttaaataaaattatttatataataaaaacttatatttaaaaactaaaataaaaatagaaatactttataattttattaataaaaatcttaaaaatagatttatatatatatatatatatatatatatatatttttttttttttcggtttttaattttatgttctaaataaacacaaaatatttaaataaaacttatatttttataaaataaaaataaagaaactttataaaacttaaatatttaataaactcttaaaaatatttatatttttgtttttcttttctatgttttcgaatatttaaaacgtatttttacaaaaacgtatttttataaaagtaaactaaaaataaaaatctttttttttatatatttagcgttgcgctttcggcgtttaagagtccccggcagcggcgccaaaaataacttgatgttatgcgtggtgtatataaaatagctttaaattttactaggaaatactattaaatacgatacaattttacacaagatatttatttatttattgaattgatatacttaaaccttgctacgacacttataggcagtgtacctaatcgtacagtagtgtagtttttagtaagtccggttcggtccacagggaatcttttaaacaaagcttaacgctatattagttttattttataaaaatacaaatatatatataagtaatattattattataaaggggggtttttaccgtttaatgaccggtttgtcgattttaaaactttagtcgcagttaaaaccaaatgtaaaatattaaataaataaaagacttaatttaaagcgtaaagtaaataacgataatgaaattgcgaataataaaagtgcgataaaataaacttgcgataattaaaaagtgcaattaaatacaataacaataaaagtgcgataattagaagtgcaattaaatataaaataaaggaaattaaatatgaaataaaagaattatgcttatttaaacttccgtaatcatgatgtttgacgtgttgattttagttttatgcccatggtttaattgttctttgtcctggattatttaatatgtccatacagatttgtccataatagtccatcagtcataaatataaagagcgaaagccttcgtcaaattattcttattcccgaagtcaaatattccaactaattggggattcgaattgtaacaaggttttaatactttatttaatgaatacaccaggttatcgactgcgtgtaaaccaaggttttactactttgttaacaattacaccaattacccttgaatgtaattcacccctgtttcaacaagtctattaactattaatccagttccgtgtccggtaaaatgaataattattggtatttataaatatcccgcccaccgtacccagtcaagcgtatgtggttatatataaatacgtcgaattataagtttgtatattaaattaacaaggtattgtttagttaatataaaacccattaatagcccatagtctaatttccacaaatgtcgttcttttatccaaaacccaattatggtacaaaagcccaattacccaattttagtaattagcccaacatcatgattactgcggtattaaataagcataataataacttagctacgagacattaataaaaataatataaacataacttacaatgattaaaaatagcgtagcgttacacggacagaatttcgacttacacccttacaacattcgctaacatacccttattattaggatttaaaattaaaattaaaattaaaatataaatataaatataaatattacgtatagatatagagagattgatatattggatgataaaaatgatcagaattcgttgggttttatagggattttcgtatttggctgctccgcgagttgcggcatttttggcctccatactccgcaactcgcggagttcgtaattccagctcacaaaggtttgtcttttaatttgcagacgttttataaatatattataatatatatattaattttaagaattaattatatattatattatatttatatacatagttaacttgtaatttttagtccgttacgtcgagcgttgagagttgactctggtcccggttccggattttcgaacgtctttgcgcacaatttaatatcttgtactttgcgttttgaatcttgtactcttgtaatttcgagacgtttcttatcaataattggaacctctttgattgtattttgtacttttgagcttttttggtcgtttgcatcttcaattcatcgaatctgtcttttgtcttcaccgtttaatatttaaacaaatatcacttgtaaatagaacaattgcaactaaaagcttgtctttcttggggaataatgctatgaaatgtatgttcgtttttagcattatcaatgtccTTGGCAAATTTTGCAATGCTTAATAATCTTTGCAACATCGCAGTACAAGgatggccaaaagtaacccatTCGCATAATTTTTGCCGCGATAGTTTTATAACCTGAGTACAATGCGCAGGAACCGTTAtgcacatcatcattatcatttctgCTTCAATTGGACCCCACACACCGCATCATTGGACCACAATATGACTTACAATACATTGGTGCTCGCTCTCTAACTAAGCGAGCTTCGCGCTTATCATTTGGTAAAACACTATTGCGGATATATTGCAAGATTGGTTCCATCCAAATTGGCTGTTCTTCTACAACGGATGCCACCATTAAATCATTATCTATTGATTTACTTGGCAATTCCTCGACCCAAACTTGCATTTGAAAGTGCGAAAACGTTAATGCGGCCAGCTTACTTaacgcatccgccttcttattttgactcATTGGTACTTGTGCGAGTTCAAAATGCTCAAACCGCACAGCTAGTTCTTGTAACAACTTCAAATATTTTTGCATTGAGGAATCATGTGCTTCAAAAGAGCCATTAAACTGATTTGCCACTAACTGCGAATCTGTAAATGCTCGCAACTTGGTGATATCCATTTTATGCGCTATATATAAACCTGCAAGCAACGCATCATATTCCGCTTCATTGTTTGTTACATCAAAATTTGAAACGTAACGCGTACGTATGCTCCTCACCGCTTGGGCTTGCTAACACTAAACCCACACCAGCACCTTCTACACATGAGActccatcagtaaataaatcccatGTTTCGCCCTGTACTGGCTTTAATTATGTTCGCTCATTAATCGCCTCCAACCCCCTAGACATTTCTGCGAGGTAATCCGCCAACACTTGGCCCTTTATAGCATTGCGCGGAAGGTAAGAAATTCGATAAGAACCTAACTCAACCGCCCATAACACGAGCCTACCAGATATTActggttttgttaagacttgcttGATTGGCTTGTTAGTTAGCATATGCACTGggtgcccttgaaaatatcttcttaaACTTCGCGATGTTAATATGAGTGCATACACAAATTTTTCAATGGGCGCATAGTTTATTTTGCTTCCTgtaagagctttactaacaaaatacacaGGTTTTTCTATTTTATCCCTTTCCGCATCTAAAACTGAGCCAATTGCCACCGATATATAAAGGTAAAGAATTTCGCCATCAATTGGGGCTGTTAACGTAGGCAAAGTTttcaataacttcttcatttcttGAAACGCGGTTTCAACCTCACTTGTCCAAGCAAAGCATTTTTGTTTCAAGCagccttttaaagttttgaaaaatggcaattgCCCTTCAGCCGCTttagacaagaaacgcgttaatgcggctaactttaccgtcaaactttgcacttctttgacCGTCTTGGTGGCAGTCATATTTT
This window of the Rutidosis leptorrhynchoides isolate AG116_Rl617_1_P2 chromosome 7, CSIRO_AGI_Rlap_v1, whole genome shotgun sequence genome carries:
- the LOC139859890 gene encoding uncharacterized protein — encoded protein: MDITKLRAFTDSQLVANQFNGSFEAHDSSMQKYLKLLQELAVRFEHFELAQVPMSQNKKADALSKLAALTFSHFQMQVWVEELPSKSIDNDLMVASVVEEQPIWMEPILQYIRNSVLPNDKREARLVRERAPMYCKSYCGPMMRCVGSN